In one Ignavibacteriota bacterium genomic region, the following are encoded:
- a CDS encoding alpha-L-fucosidase, whose translation MKKFLIIFFSLIIVNHNAQNLDSLHQAKMEWFKDAKLGIFIHWGIYAVNGISESWSFFNGRISHEDYLKQVNGFTAEKYDPDLWVKLIKDSGAKYAVITSRHHDGFSLWDTKYGNLNAVNSAAKRDVLTPFVKALRKNNLKVGLYYSLPDWSYNDYTDFTREIKRYKINDDPKRWNKFLDYYQGQLIELADKYNPDLWWFDGDWEHNADEWQAEKVRKMLLDKNPNVIINSRLQGHGDYDTPEQGPPVIRPEAKYWELCYTMNDSWGYQQNDKDYKTPQQLLDVFVDCISQGGNLLLDIGPKADGTIADEQVHILKEFANWTSKHKDAIYGTRQGIPYDHFYGPTALSKDKKILYLFVKGNSNGQIALKGVKNKINSIWVVGNGTALNSKTVSKVYWNDYPGITFIDLPENVLDKYYTVIGVLLDGEIDLYRKVVGAIESN comes from the coding sequence ATGAAAAAATTTCTAATTATTTTTTTCAGTTTAATAATTGTAAATCATAACGCTCAAAATCTTGATTCACTTCATCAAGCAAAAATGGAATGGTTTAAAGATGCCAAGCTTGGTATTTTTATTCATTGGGGAATTTATGCCGTTAATGGAATATCCGAATCTTGGTCCTTTTTTAACGGTAGAATTTCACACGAAGATTATTTAAAGCAAGTCAACGGTTTTACAGCGGAAAAATATGATCCTGATTTATGGGTTAAGTTAATAAAAGACAGCGGAGCTAAATACGCTGTTATTACCTCGCGTCATCACGATGGCTTTTCATTATGGGATACAAAATACGGAAATTTAAATGCTGTAAATTCTGCGGCAAAAAGAGATGTGCTTACTCCTTTTGTTAAAGCATTAAGAAAAAATAATTTGAAAGTTGGTTTATATTATTCCCTTCCCGATTGGTCTTATAACGATTATACTGATTTTACCAGAGAAATTAAGAGATATAAAATTAATGACGACCCAAAGCGATGGAATAAATTTTTAGATTACTATCAAGGACAGTTAATAGAATTAGCCGATAAATATAATCCTGATTTGTGGTGGTTTGATGGTGACTGGGAACATAATGCCGATGAATGGCAAGCTGAAAAAGTGCGTAAAATGCTTCTAGATAAAAACCCAAACGTTATTATTAATTCGCGATTGCAAGGCCACGGCGATTATGATACACCCGAACAAGGTCCGCCGGTTATACGACCTGAAGCCAAATATTGGGAATTATGCTATACAATGAATGATTCATGGGGTTATCAGCAAAATGATAAAGATTATAAAACTCCTCAACAATTATTAGACGTATTTGTAGATTGCATCAGCCAAGGCGGAAATCTGCTTTTAGATATTGGTCCTAAAGCAGACGGAACAATTGCCGATGAACAAGTTCATATTCTAAAAGAATTTGCAAATTGGACATCAAAACATAAAGACGCTATTTATGGAACTCGTCAAGGAATTCCATACGATCATTTTTACGGTCCAACCGCTTTATCTAAAGATAAAAAAATTCTATATCTTTTTGTTAAAGGAAATTCAAACGGACAAATTGCTTTAAAAGGCGTAAAAAATAAAATAAATTCAATTTGGGTAGTTGGTAATGGTACTGCCCTAAACAGTAAAACCGTTAGTAAAGTTTATTGGAATGATTACCCCGGAATTACTTTTATTGATCTTCCGGAAAACGTTTTAGATAAATATTATACTGTAATAGGAGTTCTGCTGGACGGTGAAATAGACCTTTACCGAAAAGTAGTTGGAGCAATTGAAAGTAATTAG
- a CDS encoding alpha-L-fucosidase: MRVLINLIFFALSINLFAQLEHEITDYVPETDPLVLEKLEQWQDLKFGLLMHWGTYSQWGIVESWSICPEDYGWCERKKGSNPQNYFEYKKEYENLKTTFNPTKFDPDKWAKAAKDAGMKYVVFTTKHHDGFSMFDTKYTDYKITSKEVPFHTNPKANVTKEIFNSFRKQGLWAGAYFSKPDWHCEYYWDPYFPPLDRNVNYDPELYPEKWQKYVDFTHNQILELLTDYGKVDILWLDGGWVAKQKNDIQDWYERSVKNTPSGFLKSKIVNQDIKMDELVEKARKLQPGLIVVDRAVKGKNQNYLTPENTVPDKSLPYPWESCIIAGGGWGWVFNPQYKPSYELVHMLVDIVCKGGNLLLNIGPSPEGIWPDAAYDRLKDIGDWMKVNNEAIYGTRAIAPFKESKICFTNKKNTNTVYAIYMADKDEKNIPSEIFVSSFAPKPGSKVNLLGSNTELKWNKIGNGVLISVPKELQNKPTCNFAWTFKINEIEK; the protein is encoded by the coding sequence ATGAGAGTACTAATAAACCTTATTTTCTTTGCCTTAAGTATAAATTTATTTGCACAGCTGGAACACGAAATTACCGATTATGTCCCGGAAACCGATCCTTTGGTTTTAGAAAAACTTGAACAATGGCAGGATCTTAAATTTGGACTGTTGATGCATTGGGGAACATACAGTCAATGGGGAATTGTTGAATCATGGTCCATCTGTCCCGAAGATTACGGATGGTGTGAAAGAAAAAAAGGCAGTAATCCGCAAAATTATTTTGAATATAAAAAAGAATATGAAAATTTAAAAACTACTTTTAACCCCACAAAATTTGATCCGGATAAATGGGCTAAAGCCGCAAAAGATGCGGGTATGAAATATGTTGTATTCACCACAAAACATCATGATGGATTCAGCATGTTTGATACAAAATATACCGATTATAAGATCACTTCAAAGGAAGTTCCGTTTCATACAAATCCAAAGGCAAACGTAACAAAAGAAATTTTTAATTCTTTTCGTAAGCAAGGACTTTGGGCTGGCGCTTACTTTTCAAAACCCGATTGGCACTGCGAATATTATTGGGATCCGTATTTCCCGCCGCTTGATAGAAATGTAAATTATGATCCTGAACTTTATCCCGAAAAATGGCAGAAATATGTTGACTTCACTCATAATCAAATTTTGGAATTGCTAACTGATTATGGAAAAGTAGATATTCTTTGGTTAGACGGCGGTTGGGTAGCCAAACAAAAAAATGATATTCAAGATTGGTATGAAAGAAGCGTTAAAAATACGCCAAGCGGATTTTTAAAAAGTAAAATTGTTAATCAAGATATTAAAATGGATGAGTTGGTTGAAAAAGCTAGAAAACTTCAGCCTGGATTAATTGTTGTTGATAGAGCAGTAAAAGGAAAAAACCAAAATTACTTAACACCTGAAAACACTGTTCCTGATAAATCGCTTCCCTATCCTTGGGAATCTTGCATTATTGCCGGCGGTGGTTGGGGTTGGGTTTTTAATCCGCAGTATAAACCATCATATGAATTAGTGCACATGCTTGTAGATATTGTATGCAAAGGCGGAAATCTGCTTTTAAATATTGGACCTAGTCCCGAAGGAATTTGGCCGGATGCGGCATACGATAGATTAAAAGATATCGGCGATTGGATGAAAGTTAACAATGAAGCTATTTATGGTACAAGAGCAATTGCGCCGTTCAAAGAATCAAAAATATGTTTTACAAATAAAAAAAATACAAATACAGTTTATGCTATCTATATGGCTGATAAAGATGAAAAAAATATTCCTTCTGAAATTTTTGTATCTTCATTCGCGCCTAAACCGGGAAGCAAAGTAAATTTATTGGGATCAAATACAGAATTAAAATGGAATAAAATTGGAAATGGTGTTTTAATTTCGGTTCCTAAAGAATTACAAAATAAACCTACATGTAATTTTGCATGGACATTTAAGATTAACGAAATAGAAAAATAA
- a CDS encoding alpha-L-fucosidase translates to MFFFIILIFWFTNSFAQLEHEITDYVPETDLLALNKIEKWQDLKFGLLMTWGPYSQWGIVESWSLCPEDYGWCMRTEGSHSDNYYQYKKEYENLKTTFNPTKFDPDKWAKAAKDAGMKYVVAMAKHHDGFCMFDTKTTDYKITDKTCPFNSNPRSNVLKEILNSFTQQNFMAGIYFSKPDWHNEYYWDPYFPPLDRNVNYDPELYPEKWQKFVDFTHNQISELLTDYGQIDILWLDGGWVAKQKDEVANWYKNSLKNSPSGFLKSKIVNQDIKMDELVVQARKLQPGLIVVDRAVKGKNQNYLTPENTVPENALLYPWESCITSGGGWSWVFNATYKSSYELVHMLIDIVCKGGNLLLNIGPGPDGTWDDAAYDRLSEIGEWMKINSEAIYETRALKPYKESKICFTNKKNSYTVYAIYMADEKENNIPSEIFISSFVPKNNSKINLLGYSQNLDWKKVGNGILISVPKEIQNNPTCKYAWTFKINDVEKFYN, encoded by the coding sequence ATATTCTTTTTTATAATTCTAATATTTTGGTTTACAAATTCCTTTGCTCAATTAGAACATGAAATTACTGATTACGTTCCGGAAACTGATCTCCTTGCCTTAAATAAAATTGAAAAATGGCAGGATCTTAAATTTGGACTACTTATGACTTGGGGACCATACAGCCAATGGGGCATTGTTGAATCTTGGTCTCTTTGTCCCGAAGACTACGGATGGTGCATGAGAACTGAAGGCAGTCATTCGGATAATTACTACCAATATAAAAAAGAATATGAAAATTTAAAAACAACTTTTAATCCAACTAAATTTGATCCGGATAAATGGGCTAAAGCCGCAAAAGATGCGGGTATGAAATATGTTGTCGCAATGGCAAAACATCATGACGGATTCTGCATGTTTGACACAAAGACAACAGATTATAAAATTACCGATAAAACATGTCCTTTCAACAGTAATCCAAGATCAAATGTTTTGAAAGAAATTTTAAATTCATTCACCCAACAAAATTTTATGGCTGGAATTTATTTCTCCAAGCCCGATTGGCACAACGAATATTATTGGGATCCCTACTTTCCTCCCTTGGATAGAAACGTAAATTATGACCCGGAACTTTATCCTGAAAAGTGGCAAAAATTTGTGGATTTTACTCATAATCAAATTAGTGAATTATTAACAGATTACGGACAAATAGATATATTATGGTTGGACGGCGGATGGGTAGCAAAGCAAAAAGACGAAGTTGCGAATTGGTATAAAAATAGTCTCAAAAATTCACCAAGCGGGTTTTTAAAAAGTAAGATTGTTAATCAAGATATTAAAATGGATGAATTGGTTGTACAAGCAAGAAAACTTCAACCGGGATTGATAGTTGTTGACAGAGCGGTTAAAGGAAAAAATCAAAATTATCTAACACCGGAAAATACTGTCCCCGAAAATGCTCTTCTATATCCTTGGGAATCGTGTATAACTTCCGGCGGCGGCTGGTCCTGGGTTTTCAACGCGACTTATAAATCGTCATACGAACTTGTACACATGCTGATTGACATTGTTTGTAAAGGAGGTAATTTACTTCTTAACATAGGTCCGGGACCGGATGGAACTTGGGATGACGCGGCATATGATAGACTTTCGGAAATTGGTGAATGGATGAAAATAAACAGCGAAGCAATTTATGAAACCAGAGCGTTAAAACCCTATAAAGAATCTAAAATATGTTTCACAAATAAAAAGAATTCCTATACAGTATATGCAATTTATATGGCTGATGAAAAAGAGAATAACATTCCATCGGAAATTTTTATTTCTTCTTTTGTTCCAAAAAACAACAGTAAAATAAATTTATTGGGTTATTCTCAAAACCTTGATTGGAAAAAAGTAGGCAATGGCATTTTAATTTCGGTTCCTAAAGAAATTCAAAATAATCCGACTTGTAAATACGCGTGGACATTTAAGATAAACGACGTCGAAAAGTTTTATAATTAA
- a CDS encoding family 20 glycosylhydrolase, with protein sequence MKIKLLTFLIMIIFLSCSTNQKKEISIIPEPRSTMIENGEFIISAETKVFADNQFNDANKLISQLNIVLKRSSGMELTQQKENQPESNYIYIKYDESIKNSEGYQLSVNEKGVTISASNSAGIFYGIQTIFQLLPVDIYSLTKKDIKLTVPYVQITDEPSFSYRGVHLDVGRHFFSKEDVKKYIDYLAMHKMNKFHWHLTEDQGWRIEIKKYPKLTEIGAWRKGSTSDGKPYGGFYTQEDVKEIVKYAEDRFITVIPEIEMPGHSQAALASYPELSCTGGPFEVGTEWGVMKDVYCAGNEKTFEFLEDVLTEVIELFPSKYIHIGGDECPKDRWHVCKKCQARIKKENLKDEHELQSYFIKRIEDFLLTKDRKIIGWDEILEGGLAPQATVMSWRGIEGGIAAAKQNHNVIMTPGSHCYFDQAQGDAANEPHSSGSKLTLTKVYSYEPVPAELNTDEAEFILGAQANMWTEQLPEFKDVEYMLMPRISALSEVLWTKKEKKDLNNFIRKMDQQFERYEAMQVNYAKSAYNVTIGTDFDDATKTLMIAMSTELSNVEIFYTVDGSEPTEKSTKYSSPFKIEGSSKIKAVTYKNGKLMSKTTEKDINIHKAFGKNITLKFPYSEKYNGGGNFGLVDGLYGSNSFADSFWQGFEGDDFDAVIDLGNIDKINSVEMNFIQSNHSWVFLPEFVEVSLSTDGKNYNEPVKIINDVNPKDAGSINKNFAAQFENADAKYVKIHAKNIGVCPEWHTGAGGKAWIFIDEVTVK encoded by the coding sequence ATGAAAATCAAATTACTCACATTTTTAATAATGATAATTTTTTTATCATGTTCAACAAATCAGAAAAAAGAAATTAGTATTATTCCCGAGCCTCGGTCAACTATGATAGAAAATGGTGAATTTATTATTTCAGCGGAAACAAAAGTATTTGCGGATAATCAATTTAACGATGCCAATAAATTAATTAGTCAATTAAATATTGTTTTAAAAAGAAGTTCAGGAATGGAGTTAACACAGCAAAAGGAAAATCAGCCGGAAAGCAACTATATTTATATTAAGTATGATGAGTCAATTAAAAATTCAGAAGGATATCAGCTTAGTGTAAATGAAAAAGGCGTAACAATTTCAGCATCCAATTCGGCAGGAATTTTTTATGGAATTCAAACAATTTTTCAGTTACTTCCCGTTGATATTTATTCATTAACAAAGAAAGATATAAAACTTACTGTTCCGTACGTTCAAATTACCGATGAGCCGAGTTTCAGTTACAGAGGAGTTCATCTTGACGTTGGAAGACATTTTTTTAGTAAGGAAGACGTAAAAAAATATATTGATTATTTGGCAATGCATAAAATGAACAAATTCCATTGGCATTTAACCGAAGACCAAGGCTGGAGAATTGAAATTAAAAAATATCCAAAGCTTACAGAAATCGGCGCGTGGAGAAAAGGATCAACGAGCGATGGCAAACCTTACGGCGGTTTTTATACTCAAGAAGATGTAAAAGAAATAGTTAAATATGCTGAAGATAGATTTATTACGGTTATTCCCGAAATTGAAATGCCCGGTCATTCACAAGCCGCGTTAGCTTCTTATCCTGAACTATCATGCACTGGCGGACCATTTGAAGTAGGAACCGAATGGGGCGTAATGAAAGATGTATACTGTGCTGGCAATGAAAAAACATTTGAATTTCTTGAAGACGTTTTAACAGAAGTTATTGAATTATTTCCGAGCAAGTATATTCATATTGGCGGTGATGAATGTCCTAAAGACAGATGGCACGTATGTAAAAAATGTCAGGCAAGAATTAAAAAAGAAAATCTTAAAGATGAGCATGAATTACAAAGTTATTTTATCAAAAGAATAGAAGACTTTTTACTCACAAAAGACAGAAAAATAATAGGCTGGGATGAAATTCTAGAAGGCGGTTTAGCGCCTCAGGCAACTGTAATGTCTTGGCGAGGAATTGAAGGCGGAATTGCCGCGGCAAAACAAAATCATAATGTAATAATGACACCCGGCTCTCACTGTTATTTTGATCAAGCTCAAGGTGACGCTGCGAATGAACCTCATTCATCGGGTTCTAAATTAACATTAACCAAAGTATATTCATATGAACCCGTTCCTGCTGAATTAAATACCGATGAAGCTGAATTTATTTTAGGCGCGCAAGCAAATATGTGGACCGAGCAGCTTCCCGAATTTAAAGATGTGGAATATATGTTAATGCCGAGAATTTCTGCGCTTTCAGAAGTTCTTTGGACGAAAAAAGAGAAAAAAGATCTGAATAATTTTATTAGAAAGATGGATCAGCAATTTGAAAGATATGAAGCTATGCAGGTAAATTATGCAAAGAGCGCGTATAATGTTACAATTGGTACCGATTTTGACGATGCAACAAAAACATTGATGATCGCAATGAGTACCGAATTATCAAATGTAGAAATTTTTTATACTGTTGACGGAAGTGAGCCAACTGAAAAATCAACGAAATACAGTTCACCATTTAAAATTGAAGGCAGTTCAAAAATTAAAGCCGTTACTTACAAAAATGGAAAACTTATGAGTAAGACAACCGAAAAAGATATAAATATTCATAAGGCATTCGGGAAAAATATTACTTTAAAATTTCCATATTCCGAAAAGTATAACGGCGGCGGCAACTTTGGATTGGTCGACGGTTTATACGGTTCTAATTCTTTTGCTGATTCATTTTGGCAAGGATTTGAGGGTGATGATTTCGATGCAGTTATTGATTTGGGAAATATTGACAAAATTAATTCAGTTGAAATGAACTTCATTCAAAGTAATCATTCTTGGGTATTTCTGCCTGAGTTTGTTGAAGTTTCATTATCTACAGATGGTAAGAATTATAACGAACCAGTTAAAATTATTAATGATGTTAATCCCAAAGATGCCGGATCAATAAATAAAAATTTTGCCGCTCAGTTTGAAAATGCTGACGCAAAATATGTAAAAATTCATGCAAAAAATATTGGGGTTTGTCCTGAATGGCATACCGGAGCCGGCGGTAAAGCATGGATATTTATCGATGAAGTAACTGTAAAATAA
- a CDS encoding transglutaminase domain-containing protein, whose translation MKKIKSKVSISFIIIIISLFILKCSTPDPNENNDKNFLSNSKIEEAVKLSGSNSNQIVSALQKCEPGYKEGLNFLIENMPERDLKKLSSEYILTNVEYAYKVMDSVKWKDEIPKEIFLNYILPYSNINERRDNWRKDFYNRFFSMVKNYSTVSEAVLKLNKEIWDLVNVHYSTKRPKADQSPYESIDAGIASCTGLSILLIDVCRAVGIPARFVGVPLWKDQSGNHSWVEIWDNGWHFIGAAEESPLDKTWFGERALTSDDTDWKYSIYAASFKKTDVIFPPLFDSTATYIYADIVTDRYSKTVAEDGKVTLAIRLFDRPNGKRITGNIKIQLKNKTVFEGTTKDELHDFNDFLTFNLLPNTQYKIIAQINGESIEKQITLDGSKYQFVNLSFNN comes from the coding sequence ATGAAAAAAATAAAATCAAAAGTAAGTATAAGTTTTATAATTATTATAATATCTCTATTTATTCTAAAATGTTCCACTCCTGATCCAAACGAAAATAATGACAAAAATTTCCTTAGTAATTCTAAAATTGAAGAAGCTGTAAAATTATCGGGTAGCAATTCCAATCAAATAGTTTCCGCGCTTCAAAAATGTGAACCAGGCTATAAAGAAGGACTTAATTTTTTAATTGAAAATATGCCCGAAAGAGATTTAAAAAAATTATCGTCAGAATATATTTTAACAAATGTGGAATATGCTTATAAAGTTATGGATTCCGTAAAATGGAAAGACGAAATTCCAAAAGAAATTTTCCTTAATTACATTTTGCCATATTCAAATATTAATGAACGGCGAGACAATTGGAGAAAGGATTTTTATAATAGATTTTTTTCAATGGTTAAGAACTATAGTACAGTTTCTGAAGCCGTTCTAAAACTGAATAAAGAAATTTGGGATCTTGTAAATGTGCATTATTCAACAAAGAGACCAAAAGCTGATCAAAGCCCTTATGAGTCCATTGATGCCGGCATAGCCTCCTGTACCGGATTATCAATTCTTCTAATTGATGTCTGTAGGGCTGTTGGAATACCGGCAAGGTTTGTCGGTGTTCCACTTTGGAAAGATCAATCCGGAAATCATTCATGGGTTGAAATTTGGGATAACGGCTGGCATTTCATAGGCGCCGCGGAAGAAAGTCCGCTTGATAAAACCTGGTTTGGTGAAAGAGCTTTAACTTCCGATGATACGGATTGGAAATACAGCATTTATGCTGCGTCATTTAAAAAAACGGATGTAATTTTTCCGCCGTTGTTTGACAGCACAGCGACGTATATTTATGCGGATATTGTGACAGATAGATACAGTAAAACAGTTGCTGAGGATGGTAAAGTAACTCTCGCGATTCGATTATTCGATAGACCTAACGGTAAAAGAATTACTGGAAATATTAAAATCCAATTGAAAAATAAAACTGTTTTTGAAGGAACAACTAAGGACGAGCTTCACGATTTTAATGATTTCTTAACTTTTAACTTATTGCCGAATACTCAGTATAAAATTATTGCACAAATTAACGGTGAAAGCATAGAGAAACAAATTACGCTTGATGGTTCAAAATACCAGTTTGTTAATTTATCATTTAATAATTAG
- a CDS encoding PDZ domain-containing protein — translation MITNLKAFVFILISFLIFSCNSKQIIIYVDSNKETKNLGSESEPFSNLESAFDYVFTKLSKDQTNNDIIIKLLPGEYYLSKTIKILPRFKSINLQGSGSNNTYIKGSELLDLKWKKLDNNIWEADLNNSVDFDQLYLNDEEQILARYPNFNENGGHWNGYAEDVISKERIKKWKNPIGAFVHITHKAEWGDFHYKIIGIDKNGEAILEGGHQNNRPENGLHPKFRMVENVFEELDTAKEYFHDKAANKIYLFPSNGIDPNKCKIEVSVLKNIFELSGSIDEPLKNVKIIGISFKQTKRTFMDKYDKLLRSDWAIYRGGAVFISGTENIQISDCEFSNLGGNAIFINSYNRNIKIFNNHIHNVGATGIAFVGDTSSVRSPSFYYYDFIEMSKIDTISGPKNKLYPSNCLAENNLIHKTGMIEKQTSGIQISMSMNIIIKNNSIYDVPRAGINISEGTWGGHIIEFNDIFNTVLETGDHGSFNSWGRDRYWHPNRKILDSLVNLNPNLYKLDAVNTTIIRNNRIRCDHGWDIDLDDGSSNYIIYNNLCLNGGIKLREGFNRIVENNILINNGFHPHVWFKNSKDIFKKNIVMTEHKDILLNDWGSEVNYNFFTDKSSLEKTQMKSTDKNSIYGDPEFIDPKNLDFRISDKSPVHKIGFKNFSMQNFGVQEKNLKRLAKKPDSPILILSNEDIVSDKKINWLGANIKSITTLGERSATGLNDKSGILILNVSSNSLADIAGLKSKDVIVECEGNEVKNIFELLKIYQSNNWKGKLDLGIFRNQKLIKLEIITK, via the coding sequence ATGATAACAAATTTAAAAGCTTTTGTTTTTATTTTAATATCATTTTTAATTTTCAGCTGCAATTCAAAACAGATAATAATTTATGTTGATTCAAATAAGGAAACAAAGAATTTAGGATCCGAAAGCGAACCTTTTTCTAACCTTGAAAGCGCTTTCGATTATGTTTTTACGAAATTATCAAAAGATCAAACCAACAATGATATTATTATTAAGTTGCTTCCCGGCGAATATTATTTAAGCAAAACAATAAAAATTTTACCTCGTTTCAAATCAATAAACTTACAAGGTTCAGGTTCAAATAATACCTATATCAAAGGTTCAGAACTTCTTGATCTAAAATGGAAAAAGTTAGACAATAATATTTGGGAAGCAGATTTAAATAACTCAGTTGATTTTGACCAGTTATATTTAAATGATGAAGAGCAAATACTTGCCAGGTATCCGAATTTTAATGAAAACGGTGGTCATTGGAATGGTTATGCCGAAGACGTTATCTCTAAAGAAAGAATAAAAAAATGGAAGAATCCGATTGGTGCGTTTGTTCATATTACACATAAAGCAGAATGGGGCGACTTTCATTATAAGATTATTGGAATTGATAAAAACGGTGAAGCAATACTTGAAGGAGGACATCAAAACAATAGACCCGAAAATGGTCTGCATCCCAAATTTAGAATGGTAGAGAATGTTTTTGAAGAGCTGGATACGGCTAAAGAATATTTTCATGACAAAGCCGCTAATAAAATTTATTTATTTCCTTCCAATGGCATTGATCCTAACAAATGCAAAATTGAAGTTTCTGTACTTAAAAATATTTTTGAACTTTCGGGTTCAATTGATGAACCATTGAAAAATGTTAAAATTATTGGAATTAGTTTTAAGCAGACTAAAAGAACATTTATGGATAAATATGATAAGCTGCTGAGAAGCGATTGGGCAATTTACAGAGGAGGTGCGGTTTTTATTTCAGGAACTGAAAACATCCAAATATCTGACTGCGAATTTAGCAATTTAGGCGGAAATGCTATTTTTATTAATTCTTACAACAGAAATATAAAAATTTTTAATAATCATATTCATAATGTAGGAGCGACCGGAATTGCGTTTGTCGGTGATACTTCATCTGTTCGCTCACCATCATTTTATTATTATGATTTTATAGAAATGAGCAAAATTGATACAATAAGCGGACCTAAAAATAAATTATATCCATCGAATTGTTTAGCTGAAAATAATTTAATTCACAAAACCGGAATGATTGAAAAACAAACGAGCGGTATTCAAATTTCTATGTCCATGAATATAATAATTAAAAATAATAGCATTTATGATGTTCCAAGAGCCGGTATAAATATTTCTGAAGGTACTTGGGGTGGGCACATAATTGAATTTAACGATATTTTTAATACCGTTCTTGAAACCGGAGACCATGGCTCTTTTAATTCGTGGGGAAGAGATAGATATTGGCATCCTAACCGAAAAATTCTTGATAGTCTTGTTAATTTAAATCCTAATTTATACAAATTGGACGCTGTAAATACAACAATTATAAGAAATAATAGGATTAGATGTGATCATGGATGGGATATTGATTTAGATGATGGCTCATCGAATTATATAATTTATAATAATCTTTGTCTGAATGGCGGTATAAAATTACGTGAAGGATTTAATAGAATTGTTGAAAATAACATTTTAATTAATAACGGATTTCATCCGCATGTTTGGTTTAAAAACAGTAAAGATATTTTTAAAAAAAATATTGTTATGACCGAACACAAAGATATTTTGTTAAATGATTGGGGCAGCGAAGTAAATTATAATTTCTTTACCGATAAAAGTTCTTTAGAAAAAACTCAAATGAAAAGTACTGATAAAAATAGTATTTACGGAGATCCGGAATTTATTGATCCTAAGAATTTAGATTTTAGAATTTCAGATAAATCGCCAGTTCACAAAATAGGATTTAAAAATTTTAGTATGCAAAATTTTGGTGTGCAAGAAAAGAATTTAAAAAGACTTGCAAAAAAGCCAGACTCACCAATTTTAATTTTAAGTAATGAAGACATTGTTTCCGATAAAAAAATAAATTGGCTCGGTGCGAATATCAAAAGTATTACTACTTTAGGCGAAAGATCCGCGACCGGTTTAAATGATAAAAGCGGAATATTGATTTTAAATGTTAGCTCTAATTCATTGGCGGACATAGCCGGTCTTAAATCAAAGGATGTAATTGTTGAATGCGAGGGTAATGAAGTTAAAAACATTTTCGAATTATTGAAAATTTACCAAAGTAATAATTGGAAAGGAAAATTAGACTTAGGGATTTTTCGAAATCAAAAATTGATAAAATTGGAAATTATAACAAAATAA